The following proteins are co-located in the Gigantopelta aegis isolate Gae_Host chromosome 5, Gae_host_genome, whole genome shotgun sequence genome:
- the LOC121373460 gene encoding uncharacterized protein LOC121373460: MLVRLQSKLFWKVATVCVLLYTILHVLVMKPVCMMGVVPLSHYSEYEGVADEPHNLTIVTAYFNLGRFRKGSEGNSFGPDMYKTWGSVYRYMHNPVIFYTDSDDFASVFTAMRFAFPNLTRVIKIDRNDLWAFQWVERIREIYSDPNYPKFHPNTVVPEYTCSQHAKYACVEDAILKKHVRTKYVMWLDFGYFRLITERKRHFRMTLPPHFDDRKIAINQLNYKTLTESPHDIFWNNDLWVGGGLVLGEQSLFVRFIRNYRAAVQRYLDMSLSSTDQQVLFAMFTLRERNILNPVDLQTYVWDVFGSCWYYLGYQCYKELKSETV, translated from the exons ATGCTGGTTCGACTTCAGAGTAAACTCTTCTGGAAGGTGGCCACGGTGTGTGTGCTGCTGTACACCATCCTGCACGTGCTCGTTATG AAACCTGTGTGTATGATGGGTGTGGTTCCCCTCTCTCACTACTCTGAGTATGAAGGCGTGGCCGACGAGCCACACAACCTCACCATAGTTACCGCCTATTTCAACCTCGGCCGATTCAGGAAAGGCAGCGAAGGAAATTCCTTTGGCCCGGATATGTACAAGACATGGGGATCTGTCTATCGGTACATGCACAACCCGGTTATCTTTTACACCGACAGCGACGATTTTGCCTCAGTGTTCACAGCAATGCGATTCGCCTTCCCAAACCTGACCCGGGTGATAAAAATAGATCGAAATGACCTCTGGGCGTTCCAGTGGGTGGAGAGAATACGGGAGATTTATTCCGATCCAAATTACCCAAAGTTCCACCCCAACACCGTCGTCCCGGAATATACTTGCTCACAACATGCGAAATACGCATGCGTCGAGGACGCCATTTTGAAGAAACACGTCCGCACCAAATACGTCATGTGGCTGGACTTCGGCTACTTCCGGTTAATTACGGAACGGAAACGTCACTTCCGGATGACGCTCCCGCCACATTTTGACGACCGGAAGATCGCGATCAACCAGTTAAACTACAAGACACTGACCGAATCGCCGCACGACATCTTCTGGAACAACGACCTGTGGGTGGGCGGGGGGCTGGTGCTAGGAGAGCAGTCTCTGTTCGTGCGGTTCATACGGAATTACCGCGCAGCGGTACAGCGCTACCTGGACATGTCGCTGAGCTCAACGGACCAACAAGTTCTGTTCGCCATGTTCACGTTGAGGGAGAGGAACATTCTGAATCCAGTCGACCTGCAGACGTACGTCTGGGACGTGTTCGGCAGCTGCTGGTACTACCTCGGATATCAGTGCTACAAGGAACTGAAATCAGAAACGGTTTAA